A stretch of DNA from Spirosoma endbachense:
AAAAAAGCCGGTTCATCGACCGGCCTTAAAAATAGTATTCTGTTTTTAAACTAGAGCATATCGACAGCTTCCGCAACCTCCATCAGCCCATCGGCGTTGACGGCGGTCAGGTGAACGGGTAGCGTTTCATTAATAAGCAATGGGTCATATTTGGCAACCACACGAACGTAGTTTTCGGTGAAGCCCTGCATCATCCCGTCGGCAATATCTTCTTCAAACAGAACTGTAGCATCACGACCCACCTGCGAATCGTAGAAAGCACGACGTTTCTTATCCGACAAAATATGCAGCATCTTCGAGCGATCGGCGCGAACATGGCCAGGAACTACCGGCCTGATCGATAATGCGGTGGTATTTGGCCGTTCGGAATACGTAAAGACGTGCAGGTACGAAACCGGCAACTCGTTCAGGAACAGGTATGTTTCTTTAAAGGCTTCTTCTGTTTCGCCGGGGTGGCCCACAATCACATCCACACCGATGCAGGCATGTGGCATCAATTCCTTTATTTTCTGAACCCGGTCGGCATACAATTCGCGCTTATATCGACGGCGCATCAGCCCCAACACCCGGTTGCTCCCCGATTGTAACGGTACGTGAAAATGGGGAACAAACCGCTTCGATTGGGCTACAAAGGCAATAATCTCATCGGTAAGCAGATTCGGTTCGATGCTCGAAATCCGGAAACGCTCAATACCTTCGACCTCATCCAGTGCCTGAACCAAATCAAAAAACGTCTCTTGTCTCTGGATCGCCAGCCCGGTCCCATTGACTAGCCCGAAGTCGCCAATGTTTACGCCTGTCAGTACGATTTCCTTAACCCCACGTTCGGCTATTTCATTGGCTGCCCGCACCACGTTAGCAACTGTGTCGGAGCGGCTTTTTCCGCGTGCGAGCGGGATCGTACAGTAGGCGCATGGGTAATCGCAACCGTCCTGTACCTTCAAAAACGTACGTGTCCGGTCGTTGAGTGAGTAGGAAGCATGATAGTCGATCACCTCCTCAATGGGCGAGTTGAAAATCTGCCCGGTCTGACCCATGGGCACCTTTTCGAATGTCGACATGAGCTCGTGGAGCCGAAACTTTTCTGCCGCACCGAGTACCGCATCAACACCCGGAATCTCTGAAATCTCTTTGGGTTTCAGCTGGGCATAACACCCCAGAACGGCTACGTAGCCATCGGGGTTGATTTTTTGTGCTTCACGTACAATTTTCCGGCATTTTTTATCGGCATTGTCCGTCACAGAGCAGGTATTGATGATAAATATGTCAGGCTGTTGATTAAACTCTACCCGTTCATACCCATGCTGTTCCATCAAACGGGCGAGGGTAGAGGTTTCTGAGAAGTTCAGCTTACAGCCAAGCGTATAGAAGGCGACTTTTTTCACGATACGTAATTTCCTGTGCTGTGGCGGAGGGTGGGTAGGTATGCGTGCCATGGTTCCAAACCGTGGCACGCATACCTACCCACCCTCCGCCACAGCACAAACACACTGATTCTGCAAAATTACAAAAAAACAGCGGGGTGGGTTCCGTATTGTTTACTGAATGTCACCCAATTGACAAACGATCCGGTTCAGAGCCGTCCGTATCTTTCAGGGAAACGCCGGTAAGTTGCAGCCGAAAGGCCGAATCAACCAGCCACATCAACTTGCTGACGGCCACGGCAGGAGGGAGGCCCTGGTCGCGGATATTGGAAAGACAATTTCGACGTTCATCCGTCAGACCCGGTATGGGAGCGTAGGTAAGATACGCGCCCATACTGTCGAACGAACTAAGACCCGGCCGTTCGCCGATCAACATAATGACCAGCTGAGCCTGAAGAATATGGCCTATGTCGTCGCTGATTGCCACACGGCCCTGCTCAACCAGCGTAATGGGAGCGAATGTATAGCCCGCCAGTCGGGCCGTATCGATTAGCCTGCGAACGACCAGTGGTGCATAGGTATTGACCGCATTAGCCGAGAGGCCGTCGGCAATAATAATACTCAGCTGGGAAGGAGAAGCATTTAATTCGTGAAGCTGACGGGCTGATTCGTTCGCCAGTAACCTTCCCAGATCAGGCCGTTGCAGATAGATATCCCGGTTTGCTGCCTGACTATAAACACTGTAGATGGGTAATGCTGTATCGGCTAAAGCTTCCTGTAAACCACTATGATCCAGACATGAATAAACGGCGTCTTTGGCGTGGGCGTGAGCCAGATTGAATTGAAGCGACTCCCGAAGTGGAATCGAAACGCCTGTTCTGCCCAGGGCAATTCGGGCAGCTGTGTACGATTTCAGTGCTTGCCAATCGTCCGTTTCGGTTGCTATTTTTTTCGGTTTATTCATCCACCAATCAACTCCGCGTAAAATTGTTTTTGTACACTTGTCGACAGGCGATTTCCAGATGCGTCCATGATTCCTTGCCCAAGTAACCAGGCCTCAAATTCCGGAGCAGCCCGTAATCCCAGAACCCGGCGGAGGTATAACGCATCATGGAAAGACGTAGACTGGTAGTTCAGCATAATATCGTCGGCACCCGGTATTCCCATGATGAAATTAATACCCGCCACACCCAATAGCGTCAGAAGGGTGTCCATATCGTCCTGATCGGCCTGTGCGTGATTGGTATAACAGATATCCATTCCCATAGGTAATCCCATCAGTTTTCCGCAGAAATGATCTTCAAGTCCGGCGCGAATGATCTGTTTGCCGTCGAACAAATATTCTGGCCCAATGAAACCGACAACCGAGTTCACCAGAAATGGGTCAAAATGACGGGCAACGGCATACGCTCGAACTTCGCAGGTTTGCTGATCGACACCATGATGCCCGTTGGACGATAACGCACTTCCCTGACCCGTTTCAAAATACATGATATTCTGGCCAAGCGTCCCCCGCTTCAGCAACAATCCGGCTTCGTAGGTTTCCTGAAGTAGCGACAGGCTCACACCAAAGCTGGTATTGGCTTTTTCGGTGCCCGCAATCGACTGGAAGATCAGATCTACGGGTGCGCCCTGTTCAATCAATTGCAGCGTAGTTGTAATGTGGCTCAGCACGCAACTTTGGGTTGGTATCGAAAATCGCTCCCGTATGCTGTCGATCATGTGCAAAAGGCGGGCTGTTACGGCGGGGCTATCGGTTGCCGGATTGATCCCGATCATGGCATCACCACTGCCATACAATAGCCCGTCGATCATACTGGCGGCTATTCCTTTGGCATCATCTACGGGGTGATTGGGTTGCAATCGAACCGATAAATGCCCTCTCAATCCAATTGTATTCCTAAACTGGGTCACCACTTCACATTTCTTTGCCACCAGAATTAAATCCTGATTGCGCATAAGCTTTGACACGGCGGATACCATCTCGGGCGTCAGGCCGGGCGCGATTTGCCGGATTGCGATCACGTCGGCCGCGTCACTCAGGAGCCAGTCGCGCAGATCGCCAACGGTAAAATGGCTGATCAGCGAAAAGGATTCTGTGTAATGGGTATCGACAATAAGGCGGGTAACCTCGTCGGATTCGTAGGGAATGAGTACCTCATTCAGAAATGTTGGCAGAGGCACATCAGCAAGCGCCAGTTGGGCAGCCACCCGCTCTTCGTAACTCTCAGCCGCCAGCCTCGCCAGTACATCACCTGAGCGCAACGGACTTGCTTTGGCCAAAAGCGTTTTCAAGTCCTCAAATTGGTAGGTAAAACCCCGGATGGTATGCTGATAGCTCATGAACGTGGTTTTCGGCTTATGATTTTTCAGGTATGGCTGGCTGACGCGTCTGGTTAAAGAATAAACCCGTTGCTCGTCAGATTTGCATCAGTTCCTTGGTTTTTCGGTGTTTACCAAAGGCGTAGAAGAGAACGATAATGGCGATCAATCCAGCAAGAAACAGCAGACACAACCAACTATAAAAATAAATCATTGCGGCCAGAGCTACAATGGCCAGCAGCAGGGCTAATGCAGGAAATACCGGATAGAAAGGTGCTTTAAAGGGTCGGCTGAGAGTAGGTTCGCTCCGGCGAAGTTTAAATAAAGCCAGCATACTGACAATATAGACAACCACCGCGCCAATCGTTGAAAGAATAACCAGCTTGCTCGTATCCAGCAACAGCAACGCTAAAACTCCCAGAGCAGCACCAGCAACTAAGGCCCAGTATGGCACCTGCTGACGAGGGCTAACTTTTGACAAAACGACGGGTAAATAGCCGCTGCGGGAGAGCGCAAAAATCTGCCGGGAATAGCTGATAATAATGCCATGAAAGGACGCAATGAGCCCGAAGAGTCCAATACTGGCAAACAGTTTCGTCCACGGATTCGTACGGCCTAAAACCAGTCCAATTGATTCGGGAAGGGGATAATCAAGCGTAGATAGCTTTTCCCATTCGGCAATACCCCCTACACAAACCATGACCGCCAGAGCCAGGATCGTTAGCGTCAGCAGCGCGGAAATATACCCTTTTGCAATGGCATTTTTCTCGTTTTTGACCTCCTCGGCTACCATCGCGACGCCTTCCAGACATACATAAAGCCAGATCGCAAAGGGCAGTGCCGCAAATACTCCCGACCAGCCAAATGGCATGGGGTTATGCAGAAAATTAGCCAGTTTGAAATCAGGAGCAACGACGCCGATAAACAGAAGCAGTTCGGCAATGGCCAGTAGCGTCATAACCAGCGAAAACCAGGCTGCTTCTTTGATTCCGAGCAAATTGATCAGTGTGAATAAAATGTATGATCCGACTGATACCCCGACCACCGAAATGGATGGGTACAGAAAGTGAACATAGCTCCCCAACGCAAGCGCAATAGCCGGGGCGGCAAACAGAAACTCGATGAGGGTTGCATAGCCTGCCACCAACGCTCCCAGCGGGCCGAACGCTTTGAGTGCATACGCAAAGGGACCGCCCGCATTGGGAATCGATGTGGTTAGCTCGGTAAAGCTGAAAATAAAGGTGAAATAGAGAAGAGTAATGACAAGAGTTGCCAGTAAAAGCCCAACGGTTCCAGCCACCCCCCAACCATAATTCCAGCCGAAATACTCACCGGATATGACCAGACCAACCCCAATTGCCCATAAATGAATCGGTTTTAATGCTTGTTTTAAGGCTGGTTGTTCGTTGGCCATACTGGAAAGATGTAATTTGGTAAAGAGGGTATTTGAGAATTACTAGGCTAAACGTTTCCAGACTGACCCATCAGGGGGTCACTATAACCCGCTTTCCCGGTCTCAACGCGACCGGCATACCGTTGTTCAAAAGCGGCAAAACCAGCTACTTG
This window harbors:
- the eutC gene encoding ethanolamine ammonia-lyase subunit EutC — translated: MNKPKKIATETDDWQALKSYTAARIALGRTGVSIPLRESLQFNLAHAHAKDAVYSCLDHSGLQEALADTALPIYSVYSQAANRDIYLQRPDLGRLLANESARQLHELNASPSQLSIIIADGLSANAVNTYAPLVVRRLIDTARLAGYTFAPITLVEQGRVAISDDIGHILQAQLVIMLIGERPGLSSFDSMGAYLTYAPIPGLTDERRNCLSNIRDQGLPPAVAVSKLMWLVDSAFRLQLTGVSLKDTDGSEPDRLSIG
- the mtaB gene encoding tRNA (N(6)-L-threonylcarbamoyladenosine(37)-C(2))-methylthiotransferase MtaB, whose product is MARIPTHPPPQHRKLRIVKKVAFYTLGCKLNFSETSTLARLMEQHGYERVEFNQQPDIFIINTCSVTDNADKKCRKIVREAQKINPDGYVAVLGCYAQLKPKEISEIPGVDAVLGAAEKFRLHELMSTFEKVPMGQTGQIFNSPIEEVIDYHASYSLNDRTRTFLKVQDGCDYPCAYCTIPLARGKSRSDTVANVVRAANEIAERGVKEIVLTGVNIGDFGLVNGTGLAIQRQETFFDLVQALDEVEGIERFRISSIEPNLLTDEIIAFVAQSKRFVPHFHVPLQSGSNRVLGLMRRRYKRELYADRVQKIKELMPHACIGVDVIVGHPGETEEAFKETYLFLNELPVSYLHVFTYSERPNTTALSIRPVVPGHVRADRSKMLHILSDKKRRAFYDSQVGRDATVLFEEDIADGMMQGFTENYVRVVAKYDPLLINETLPVHLTAVNADGLMEVAEAVDML
- a CDS encoding ethanolamine ammonia-lyase subunit EutB, encoding MSYQHTIRGFTYQFEDLKTLLAKASPLRSGDVLARLAAESYEERVAAQLALADVPLPTFLNEVLIPYESDEVTRLIVDTHYTESFSLISHFTVGDLRDWLLSDAADVIAIRQIAPGLTPEMVSAVSKLMRNQDLILVAKKCEVVTQFRNTIGLRGHLSVRLQPNHPVDDAKGIAASMIDGLLYGSGDAMIGINPATDSPAVTARLLHMIDSIRERFSIPTQSCVLSHITTTLQLIEQGAPVDLIFQSIAGTEKANTSFGVSLSLLQETYEAGLLLKRGTLGQNIMYFETGQGSALSSNGHHGVDQQTCEVRAYAVARHFDPFLVNSVVGFIGPEYLFDGKQIIRAGLEDHFCGKLMGLPMGMDICYTNHAQADQDDMDTLLTLLGVAGINFIMGIPGADDIMLNYQSTSFHDALYLRRVLGLRAAPEFEAWLLGQGIMDASGNRLSTSVQKQFYAELIGG
- the eat gene encoding ethanolamine permease; its protein translation is MANEQPALKQALKPIHLWAIGVGLVISGEYFGWNYGWGVAGTVGLLLATLVITLLYFTFIFSFTELTTSIPNAGGPFAYALKAFGPLGALVAGYATLIEFLFAAPAIALALGSYVHFLYPSISVVGVSVGSYILFTLINLLGIKEAAWFSLVMTLLAIAELLLFIGVVAPDFKLANFLHNPMPFGWSGVFAALPFAIWLYVCLEGVAMVAEEVKNEKNAIAKGYISALLTLTILALAVMVCVGGIAEWEKLSTLDYPLPESIGLVLGRTNPWTKLFASIGLFGLIASFHGIIISYSRQIFALSRSGYLPVVLSKVSPRQQVPYWALVAGAALGVLALLLLDTSKLVILSTIGAVVVYIVSMLALFKLRRSEPTLSRPFKAPFYPVFPALALLLAIVALAAMIYFYSWLCLLFLAGLIAIIVLFYAFGKHRKTKELMQI